The Kineothrix sp. MB12-C1 genome includes a window with the following:
- a CDS encoding sugar phosphate isomerase/epimerase family protein, translating to MLEIGIQSRGIIRENVLEDGYKKIMQAGISCIDYNIMTPKDEMERIEVAYFKRHRECAARYGLRFEQIHAPLFKYKPEQPERMTYILEEMKKSIAICRLLGSRYLVIHPFELAFELGKAEERRINLEYFGALAEEAIRQNIIICIENMPSKKDGRLWEGACSQAREMVGYINQLNKAARQECFGACFDVGHANVLGKNLKEEVKVLGTHLKVLHIHDNDGVTDSHQLPHTFSRLGLSTTDWGGFLTGLREISYKGVLSFETYGCFSGVPGVLQEAVLSFLQSVGTNFSRIICFEEILEQMGNKKKILFGTGKMFDVYMKEFGEKNPPYFVVDNNPSLWGRNKLGFDIRNPQDILNLPEEERIVILCNGYYEDVIQQLEDMGICQYELTEEILRMTGRPL from the coding sequence ATGTTGGAAATTGGTATACAATCAAGAGGAATCATTAGAGAAAATGTACTGGAAGATGGATATAAGAAGATTATGCAAGCCGGAATAAGCTGTATAGATTATAATATTATGACTCCGAAAGATGAGATGGAGAGGATAGAGGTTGCGTATTTTAAAAGGCATAGGGAGTGTGCGGCGAGGTATGGATTAAGATTTGAGCAAATTCATGCCCCTTTATTTAAATATAAGCCTGAACAGCCTGAGCGAATGACATATATTCTGGAGGAAATGAAGAAAAGTATTGCAATTTGTCGCCTGCTCGGGAGTCGTTATCTTGTAATACACCCCTTTGAATTGGCTTTTGAACTTGGAAAAGCGGAGGAAAGAAGAATTAATTTAGAGTACTTCGGAGCTTTGGCCGAAGAGGCTATACGCCAGAACATAATAATCTGCATTGAGAATATGCCCAGTAAAAAGGATGGAAGATTATGGGAAGGAGCATGTTCTCAAGCAAGAGAGATGGTGGGTTACATTAATCAATTGAATAAAGCGGCTAGGCAGGAGTGCTTTGGAGCATGCTTTGATGTAGGACATGCCAATGTGCTTGGTAAGAACCTCAAGGAAGAGGTAAAAGTGCTTGGAACCCATTTAAAAGTGTTGCATATTCATGATAACGATGGAGTTACCGATTCTCATCAACTTCCCCATACTTTTTCTCGGCTTGGGCTTTCCACTACCGATTGGGGCGGATTTTTAACGGGACTTCGGGAAATCTCATATAAAGGAGTGCTTAGTTTTGAAACCTATGGTTGTTTTTCAGGTGTTCCGGGAGTTCTGCAGGAAGCAGTGCTTAGTTTTCTTCAGAGTGTAGGTACTAATTTTTCTAGAATTATTTGTTTTGAAGAAATATTAGAGCAAATGGGAAATAAGAAGAAAATCTTATTTGGAACAGGAAAAATGTTTGATGTATACATGAAAGAGTTCGGTGAAAAGAATCCACCTTATTTTGTTGTGGATAATAATCCTTCTCTATGGGGGAGAAATAAATTGGGATTTGATATTCGTAATCCTCAAGATATTCTAAATCTGCCAGAAGAAGAACGAATTGTAATTTTATGCAATGGGTACTATGAGGATGTAATACAGCAATTAGAAGATATGGGCATATGTCAATATGAGTTGACGGAAGAGATTCTCCGGATGACCGGTCGGCCGCTTTAA
- a CDS encoding glycosyltransferase, with protein MFPISVCIIARNEEKYIGECLSRLSKYDWEIVVVDTGSTDQTCDIALTYTPQVFHFDWCGDFSMARNYSISKAHNDYILVVDCDEYLEDFPVTEEVIYNLTHLISPNQIGMIDITNIYSSDISGDNSFEIIHEHIARFFHRQYTRYQGSIHEQLVSKEGKKLSFVHLPICFHHIGYSTHNIREKKAERNISMLKQFLKNETANPYLYFQLGQSYFGISNYETALFYFERALSIAISEQEDYAQTLVESYGYCLLYLKQYKTALQLEGIYDIFSRRADFVFLMGLVYMNNAMFEQAIDAFLHATSISNYAVEGVNSYKAFYNIGVIYECMGNTSKALEYYGKCSDYLPSLQRLETLTL; from the coding sequence ATGTTTCCAATATCTGTATGTATCATTGCCAGAAATGAAGAAAAATACATCGGCGAATGCTTAAGCCGCCTCAGCAAATACGACTGGGAAATTGTAGTTGTAGATACTGGTTCTACCGATCAAACATGTGATATCGCTCTTACCTATACCCCGCAAGTCTTCCACTTTGATTGGTGCGGCGATTTCAGCATGGCTAGAAATTACTCCATTTCTAAAGCCCATAACGATTACATATTGGTAGTGGATTGTGACGAATATCTGGAAGATTTTCCTGTTACAGAAGAAGTCATTTACAATCTAACTCACTTAATTTCCCCAAATCAGATTGGTATGATTGATATCACAAATATTTATTCCTCTGACATCTCGGGCGACAATTCCTTCGAGATAATACATGAGCATATTGCCCGTTTCTTCCATAGACAATACACTCGTTACCAAGGCTCAATACATGAACAGCTTGTTTCCAAAGAAGGAAAAAAACTATCTTTTGTCCACTTACCCATTTGCTTTCATCATATTGGATATAGTACACATAACATTAGAGAAAAAAAGGCAGAGCGAAATATTTCTATGCTTAAACAGTTCTTAAAAAATGAGACAGCTAATCCTTATCTATATTTTCAATTGGGACAATCTTACTTTGGGATTTCAAATTATGAAACTGCACTTTTCTACTTCGAAAGAGCATTATCAATAGCAATCAGCGAACAGGAGGATTATGCTCAGACGCTTGTTGAATCATATGGATATTGTCTGTTATACCTGAAACAATATAAAACAGCTTTGCAATTAGAAGGAATCTATGATATTTTTTCCAGACGTGCAGATTTCGTATTTCTGATGGGATTAGTTTATATGAATAATGCTATGTTTGAACAAGCTATCGATGCCTTCCTTCATGCTACTTCCATATCAAACTATGCGGTGGAGGGAGTCAACAGTTATAAGGCATTCTATAATATCGGAGTCATCTATGAATGCATGGGCAACACTTCAAAAGCATTGGAATATTACGGAAAGTGTTCTGATTATCTGCCTTCCTTGCAGAGACTTGAAACGCTCACCCTTTAG
- a CDS encoding glycosyltransferase family protein → MNEKKISFIICSNDEFFFSECVRYIQRLIKPEDIEIELIEIREASSMTAGYNEGMQSSDAKYKVYMHQDVFIRNKYFIMDIMNIFKEDNKIGLIGLVGSLVLPADAVMWYGERVAFGSEEVPVENYRYSVMEDGYWEVEAVDGLLMVTQYDVPWREDLFDGWDYYDISQCFEMKRRKYSVVVPLQKEPWYIHDDKEITNLWNHDKYRRRFLEEYTEDMQVTITKG, encoded by the coding sequence ATGAATGAAAAGAAAATTAGTTTTATTATATGCTCTAATGATGAATTCTTCTTTTCTGAGTGTGTACGGTATATACAGCGATTGATAAAGCCGGAAGATATTGAAATTGAACTTATTGAAATAAGAGAAGCGTCATCAATGACTGCAGGATATAATGAGGGAATGCAAAGCAGCGATGCAAAATATAAAGTGTATATGCATCAGGATGTATTTATTAGAAATAAATATTTTATAATGGATATAATGAATATTTTCAAGGAGGATAATAAGATAGGGTTGATTGGATTAGTAGGTAGCCTTGTTTTGCCTGCTGATGCTGTTATGTGGTATGGAGAGAGGGTTGCTTTTGGAAGTGAAGAGGTTCCGGTTGAAAATTATAGATACAGCGTAATGGAGGATGGATATTGGGAAGTAGAAGCGGTAGATGGACTTCTTATGGTCACTCAGTATGATGTCCCATGGAGAGAAGACTTGTTTGATGGATGGGATTACTATGATATTTCTCAATGTTTTGAGATGAAACGAAGAAAATATTCTGTAGTAGTTCCCTTGCAAAAAGAACCGTGGTATATCCATGATGATAAAGAAATTACTAACTTATGGAATCATGATAAGTATAGACGGAGATTTTTGGAAGAATATACAGAAGATATGCAGGTGACAATTACTAAAGGGTGA
- a CDS encoding DUF3880 domain-containing protein, whose amino-acid sequence MLEVLFLKGDFPEERQVLNQLKLSDCNIVIYSWDGDEEKLGRTLREKTYHFVFTVNYISLVAGVCKKISTKYVSWVYNAFLLLDDLRNIGEYTNYIFLNDNALYKDFVARGCKRIFFLPLGEVEDIRNYGYYIQFMFSVLFKEGELDVFDAMQRLEAVRKRNDNRCWIQEINSCFKDYRNIKSTTTDEIYYLMKEEKEATFFLKGKLIDYINRLLKDKDINILLEIIMWYNRNYSGELHASCWEFTCLLIFLNISIEEMSKNNGVGISSILQYDSLEEICHTYLQTVFYLRRIEYDIDLGEEKEILCYIAQERLSETALEYIIKEARIFDKSKVNKRLQELRRQYGNE is encoded by the coding sequence ATGTTGGAAGTATTATTTTTAAAAGGTGATTTCCCAGAAGAAAGACAGGTGTTGAATCAGTTAAAGCTGTCAGATTGTAACATCGTTATATATTCTTGGGATGGGGATGAAGAGAAGCTGGGAAGAACTTTGAGAGAGAAGACATACCACTTTGTTTTTACAGTAAATTACATATCATTAGTAGCTGGAGTATGTAAAAAAATATCTACTAAGTATGTGTCGTGGGTTTATAATGCTTTTCTTTTATTAGATGATCTAAGAAATATTGGAGAATATACAAATTATATATTTTTGAATGATAATGCATTATATAAAGACTTTGTAGCGCGGGGATGCAAGCGTATTTTTTTTCTTCCTCTGGGAGAAGTAGAAGATATCAGGAATTACGGATATTATATTCAGTTTATGTTTTCTGTGTTGTTTAAGGAAGGTGAATTGGATGTATTTGATGCGATGCAGCGGTTAGAGGCCGTAAGAAAACGAAATGACAATCGCTGTTGGATTCAAGAGATAAATAGTTGCTTCAAAGATTATAGGAATATAAAGAGTACTACAACAGATGAGATATATTATTTGATGAAAGAAGAAAAAGAAGCTACGTTTTTTCTTAAGGGAAAGTTAATAGATTATATTAATCGTCTGCTTAAAGATAAAGATATAAATATACTTTTGGAAATTATTATGTGGTATAATCGCAACTATTCTGGAGAATTGCATGCATCTTGTTGGGAATTTACCTGTTTACTTATTTTCCTAAATATATCAATTGAGGAAATGTCAAAGAATAATGGAGTTGGAATATCGAGCATTCTTCAATATGATAGTTTGGAAGAAATTTGTCATACTTATTTACAGACGGTCTTCTATCTTCGAAGAATTGAATATGATATAGATTTAGGAGAGGAAAAAGAAATTTTATGCTATATCGCGCAGGAAAGGCTATCTGAAACTGCCTTAGAATATATCATAAAAGAAGCGAGGATATTTGATAAATCGAAGGTAAATAAAAGATTACAGGAATTGAGGAGACAATATGGAAATGAATGA
- a CDS encoding glycosyltransferase family protein: MNAVICYTRRLPRGEEKELSFLDILLDDTWVGDNIQYEDSLVAEIGDKNTCLSQKRNYEFVLRAAKRFRVKAIGAGIEGCDDISQEDTWEALKTDCYVLGKYQQELLTSGYFDQAVTILLSRAVQLDCLEKGVKWLEKMIAYEWEYYEIEDNIGPILIYKTNDSVFNLLNLFAEQIAASFIACRQRVEVIDVQKEGNAALTRLIGRRFKAIIGIQTYVFSIMMKDKETNLHDLVVGPKYNLILDHPAWMKEHFSHAPKDYHLLIHDRNYLMFANRFYKHIGRNYHFPLAGVSSGIGRIEKRYDVSFIGTYHDYRERLAIIKGYEREKRFLVARYLHIMKRYPNITAEEAFQRVLDYYGWKLSDTNFLELFYESRQACFCVMSYYREKILLALLDGGICVDVFGESWEKASFARHENITCHPGVIFQESIGVMSASKISLNIMSWHKDGFTERILHAMLCRSVVLSDKSRYLTEVFEEGKELVLFDLEELEEVVQITKRLLEDDKRLAQIEEAGYRKANHRHLWNHRGKELLEIIESEKCNKICENGR, encoded by the coding sequence ATGAACGCAGTGATTTGCTATACAAGGCGTTTGCCGAGAGGTGAAGAGAAAGAATTATCATTTTTAGATATTTTATTAGACGACACCTGGGTGGGGGACAATATCCAATATGAAGATTCTTTAGTTGCGGAGATAGGGGATAAGAATACCTGCCTTTCACAAAAGCGAAACTATGAATTTGTGTTGAGAGCTGCTAAAAGATTCCGGGTAAAGGCTATTGGAGCGGGGATAGAAGGCTGTGATGATATATCCCAAGAGGATACGTGGGAGGCATTGAAAACGGATTGCTATGTGCTAGGGAAGTATCAGCAGGAACTATTGACCTCAGGATATTTTGACCAGGCGGTAACAATATTACTTTCCCGTGCAGTGCAGCTTGATTGTCTTGAAAAAGGAGTAAAATGGCTGGAAAAGATGATTGCGTATGAGTGGGAATACTATGAGATAGAAGATAATATTGGACCCATATTAATATATAAAACAAACGATTCTGTTTTCAATTTATTAAATCTTTTTGCTGAGCAGATAGCAGCGTCATTTATTGCCTGCAGACAGAGAGTAGAAGTAATTGACGTGCAAAAAGAAGGGAATGCTGCTCTTACAAGGCTGATAGGACGGAGATTTAAAGCAATTATAGGGATTCAGACATATGTGTTTTCGATTATGATGAAAGATAAGGAAACAAATCTACATGACCTTGTTGTGGGACCTAAATATAATCTGATTCTTGATCACCCGGCTTGGATGAAGGAGCATTTCTCACATGCTCCCAAGGATTACCATTTACTTATACATGATAGAAATTATCTTATGTTTGCTAATCGCTTTTATAAACATATTGGGAGAAACTATCATTTTCCTCTTGCTGGAGTATCATCAGGCATTGGGCGTATTGAGAAAAGATATGATGTTTCCTTTATTGGGACTTATCATGATTATAGGGAGAGACTTGCTATAATTAAGGGATATGAGCGTGAAAAACGTTTTCTAGTCGCGCGATACCTCCATATTATGAAGCGCTATCCTAATATAACAGCGGAAGAGGCTTTTCAAAGGGTTTTGGACTATTATGGCTGGAAGCTAAGTGATACCAATTTTCTTGAATTGTTTTATGAATCAAGGCAAGCATGCTTTTGTGTGATGAGTTATTATAGGGAGAAGATACTTTTAGCCTTGTTGGATGGGGGAATATGTGTTGATGTATTTGGAGAAAGTTGGGAAAAGGCTTCATTTGCAAGACATGAGAACATTACATGTCACCCTGGGGTTATATTTCAAGAGAGTATAGGGGTGATGAGTGCTTCTAAGATTTCTCTTAATATTATGTCATGGCATAAAGACGGATTTACGGAACGGATTTTACATGCTATGTTATGCCGCTCAGTGGTATTGTCTGATAAAAGTCGATATTTAACAGAAGTGTTTGAAGAAGGAAAAGAATTAGTCCTTTTTGATTTAGAGGAATTAGAAGAAGTGGTTCAAATTACCAAGAGGTTATTGGAGGATGATAAAAGACTGGCTCAAATTGAGGAGGCAGGATATCGAAAAGCTAATCATAGACATCTATGGAATCATAGAGGGAAAGAGTTGCTTGAAATAATAGAAAGTGAGAAGTGCAATAAAATATGTGAAAACGGGAGATAG
- a CDS encoding LicD family protein yields MLVFEDSFYDGEWRGDFFVAGEMKRAWAAQMELLMEIDRICKKHDIQYYADAGTLLGAIRHKGFIPWDDDLDIAMKRKDYERFFVVAKEELPRSYKIGNIHNNVGWEEPFMRIINGDKVNFTKGHLERWHRCPWVIGVDIFPIDHLPDNLEERELMIDLYMLIRTVASHIKEGIDTPEVWEGVAGIEELCHVKLEKSNIISELLHLADKILRLYEKDEVKDMSILVYMGANRSNIYKREWYEQVVDMPFENITLPVPIGYDEILKAKYGDYSVPVREELHAYPFYAEQKKQWEEHLLNKQKAEYSE; encoded by the coding sequence ATGCTAGTATTTGAGGATAGTTTTTATGATGGAGAATGGCGGGGAGATTTTTTTGTAGCAGGGGAAATGAAGCGAGCATGGGCAGCTCAGATGGAGTTGCTGATGGAGATAGACCGGATATGTAAAAAACATGATATTCAATATTACGCGGATGCTGGTACCTTATTGGGGGCTATAAGGCATAAAGGCTTTATTCCATGGGATGATGATTTGGATATTGCGATGAAAAGAAAAGACTATGAAAGGTTTTTTGTAGTTGCGAAAGAAGAGCTTCCAAGATCCTATAAGATAGGAAATATCCATAATAACGTAGGATGGGAGGAACCCTTTATGCGTATTATAAATGGTGATAAAGTAAACTTTACGAAGGGGCATTTAGAACGGTGGCATCGATGTCCGTGGGTAATCGGAGTGGATATCTTTCCTATCGATCACTTGCCCGATAATCTTGAGGAAAGGGAGCTCATGATAGATTTATACATGCTGATCAGAACAGTTGCTAGCCACATTAAGGAGGGAATTGATACACCTGAGGTATGGGAAGGTGTAGCGGGAATAGAGGAATTGTGTCACGTAAAGTTGGAGAAAAGCAATATCATATCGGAATTATTACATTTGGCAGATAAGATTCTCAGACTTTATGAAAAGGATGAAGTTAAAGATATGTCAATTCTCGTGTATATGGGAGCGAACAGATCAAATATATACAAGAGGGAGTGGTATGAACAGGTGGTAGATATGCCTTTTGAGAATATCACACTTCCTGTTCCTATAGGATATGATGAAATACTTAAGGCGAAGTATGGTGATTATAGCGTACCGGTACGTGAGGAACTTCATGCGTATCCATTTTATGCTGAACAGAAAAAACAGTGGGAGGAACATTTGCTCAACAAGCAGAAAGCAGAGTATAGTGAATAG